In one Bradyrhizobium cosmicum genomic region, the following are encoded:
- a CDS encoding NIPSNAP family protein: MVTCYLRYEVPPDKLAEFEAYGRMWLELLPRFGGIHHGYFLPSEGASDVALAMFSFPSFAAYEQYRKDSAEDPDVQRAIAFAKETRCFRRYERSFFRPVLPNTP; this comes from the coding sequence ATGGTCACTTGTTATCTGCGATACGAAGTCCCGCCGGACAAGCTCGCCGAATTCGAGGCTTACGGCAGGATGTGGCTGGAACTACTGCCTAGATTCGGCGGCATTCACCACGGGTATTTCCTGCCCTCGGAAGGGGCGAGCGACGTCGCGCTGGCGATGTTCAGCTTCCCGAGCTTCGCGGCCTACGAGCAATATCGGAAAGACAGCGCCGAAGATCCGGACGTCCAGAGGGCGATCGCCTTTGCAAAGGAAACGCGCTGCTTCCGCCGTTATGAGCGATCGTTCTTCCGACCCGTGCTCCCGAACACGCCCTAG
- a CDS encoding methyltransferase domain-containing protein, with protein sequence MASTPQTPPALFDRALLHARQRRAQAQGAVSFLLARVAEDMSDRLAAVMREFHLAADLWTPGEGLAGLRTRLPAIERIALDPTGAEKLPFAPESLDLVVSALALQFVNDLPGVLTQIRRALKPDGLLLAAMIGGDSLTELRQAFAAAEAECEGGVSPRVAPFADLRDIGALLQRAGFALPVTDVDRVVVRYGNAFALMQDLRRMGAANVLIERRRTPSRRATLLRMAEIYAERFADADGRIRATFDIIWLSGWAPHASQQQPLKPGSAKASLAEAVKKAGET encoded by the coding sequence ATGGCTTCGACCCCACAAACCCCGCCCGCCCTGTTCGACCGCGCTTTGCTGCATGCGCGGCAGCGGCGCGCGCAGGCGCAAGGTGCCGTGAGCTTCCTGCTGGCACGTGTGGCAGAGGACATGTCCGACCGGTTAGCCGCAGTGATGCGAGAGTTTCACTTGGCGGCCGATCTCTGGACGCCAGGCGAAGGGCTCGCCGGGCTGCGCACGCGGCTTCCTGCCATCGAGCGGATCGCACTCGATCCGACTGGCGCCGAGAAGCTGCCCTTCGCTCCCGAAAGCCTCGATCTCGTCGTCTCGGCGCTGGCACTGCAATTCGTCAACGACCTCCCAGGCGTGCTCACGCAAATCCGTCGTGCGCTGAAGCCGGACGGCTTGCTGCTCGCCGCGATGATCGGCGGCGACAGCCTGACCGAGCTGCGCCAGGCCTTTGCTGCGGCGGAGGCCGAATGCGAGGGCGGGGTGTCGCCGCGGGTGGCGCCGTTCGCCGATCTCAGGGACATCGGCGCGCTGCTGCAGCGGGCGGGCTTTGCGTTGCCGGTGACCGACGTCGATCGCGTCGTCGTGCGTTATGGCAATGCCTTTGCGCTGATGCAGGATCTCCGCCGCATGGGCGCGGCCAACGTGCTGATCGAACGGCGCCGCACACCCAGCCGCCGCGCGACGCTGCTGCGTATGGCCGAAATCTACGCCGAGCGCTTCGCCGATGCGGACGGCCGTATCCGCGCGACGTTCGACATCATCTGGCTGTCGGGCTGGGCCCCGCATGCGAGCCAGCAGCAGCCGTTGAAACCGGGTTCGGCGAAGGCGAGCCTGGCGGAGGCGGTGAAGAAGGCGGGGGAGACGTAG
- a CDS encoding (deoxy)nucleoside triphosphate pyrophosphohydrolase — translation MADLKLTLVVACALVDADKRVLIAQRPEGKTLAGLWEFPGGKCEPGERPEQSLIRELHEELGITVAEPCLAPLTFASYAYETFHLLMPLYICRRWEGQVTPREGQTLAWVRANKLRDYPMPPADIPLIPHLIDLLM, via the coding sequence ATGGCCGATCTCAAACTGACACTGGTGGTAGCTTGCGCGCTGGTCGATGCCGACAAGCGTGTCCTGATCGCGCAGCGCCCCGAGGGCAAAACGCTGGCCGGCCTCTGGGAGTTTCCCGGCGGCAAGTGCGAACCCGGCGAGCGGCCGGAGCAGAGCCTGATCCGCGAGCTCCACGAGGAGCTCGGCATCACCGTCGCCGAGCCGTGCCTGGCGCCACTGACCTTTGCCAGCTACGCCTACGAGACCTTTCATCTGTTGATGCCGCTCTATATTTGCCGGCGCTGGGAGGGCCAGGTCACACCGCGCGAAGGCCAGACCCTGGCCTGGGTCCGTGCCAACAAGCTGCGCGACTATCCGATGCCGCCGGCGGACATTCCGCTGATCCCGCATCTGATTGACTTGTTGATGTGA
- the argJ gene encoding bifunctional glutamate N-acetyltransferase/amino-acid acetyltransferase ArgJ yields MSSSVSPLAPKHVPDLPTIAGVRLATAEAGIRYKNRTDVLLAIMDKGTAVAGVFTKSKCPSAPVEWCRAKLKGGKARALVVNSGNANAFTGKTGRSSTALTAKIAAKAVGCSESEIFLASTGVIGEPLDATKFDGVLGGLAETAEAGDYLAAAKAIMTTDTFPKVATATVKLGKAKVTINGMAKGAGMIAPDMATMLSFIFTDAPIAPAALQALLKAGVEDTFNAVTIDGDTSTSDTLLAFATGAAAEHGAPKISRASDPRLKAFVKAFNQVLANLSEQVARDGEGARKLVEITVEGAKTKASARKIAMSIANSPLVKTAIAGEDANWGRVVMAVGKAGEPADRDKLSISFNGIRVAKSGARDPSYDEAQVSEAMKAPEIAIKVSLGLGKGRDRVLTCDLTKEYVAINGDYRS; encoded by the coding sequence ATGTCCTCCTCCGTCTCCCCGCTCGCTCCGAAACACGTTCCCGATTTGCCCACCATCGCGGGCGTCCGTCTTGCGACGGCAGAGGCCGGCATCCGCTACAAGAACCGCACCGACGTGTTGCTGGCGATAATGGACAAGGGCACCGCGGTCGCCGGCGTCTTCACCAAGTCGAAATGCCCGTCCGCCCCGGTGGAATGGTGCCGCGCCAAGCTGAAGGGCGGCAAGGCGCGCGCCCTCGTCGTCAATTCCGGCAACGCCAATGCCTTCACCGGCAAGACCGGCCGCAGCTCGACCGCGCTGACCGCGAAGATCGCGGCCAAGGCCGTCGGCTGCAGCGAGAGCGAAATCTTCCTGGCCTCGACCGGCGTGATCGGCGAGCCGCTGGATGCGACCAAGTTCGACGGCGTGCTCGGCGGTCTCGCCGAGACCGCCGAGGCCGGCGATTATCTCGCCGCCGCCAAGGCGATCATGACCACCGACACCTTCCCCAAGGTCGCGACCGCGACCGTCAAGCTCGGCAAGGCCAAGGTCACCATCAACGGCATGGCCAAGGGCGCCGGCATGATCGCCCCGGACATGGCGACGATGCTGTCCTTCATCTTCACCGACGCGCCGATCGCGCCGGCCGCACTGCAGGCGCTGCTCAAGGCCGGCGTCGAGGACACATTCAACGCGGTGACGATCGACGGCGACACCTCGACCTCGGACACGCTGCTGGCCTTCGCGACAGGCGCCGCCGCCGAGCACGGCGCACCTAAGATCAGCCGCGCCAGCGATCCCAGGCTAAAAGCCTTCGTCAAAGCCTTCAACCAAGTGCTCGCCAACCTCTCCGAGCAGGTCGCCCGCGACGGTGAAGGCGCGCGCAAGCTGGTCGAGATCACCGTCGAAGGCGCCAAGACCAAGGCCTCCGCGCGCAAGATCGCGATGTCGATAGCCAACTCCCCGCTGGTGAAGACCGCGATCGCCGGCGAGGACGCCAATTGGGGCCGCGTGGTGATGGCGGTCGGCAAGGCCGGCGAGCCGGCCGATCGCGACAAGCTGTCGATCTCGTTCAACGGCATCCGCGTCGCCAAGAGCGGCGCGCGCGACCCATCCTATGACGAGGCGCAGGTGTCGGAAGCGATGAAGGCGCCGGAGATCGCGATCAAGGTCTCGCTCGGCCTGGGCAAGGGCCGCGACCGCGTTCTGACCTGCGACCTCACCAAGGAATATGTCGCGATCAACGGGGATTACAGGTCGTAA
- a CDS encoding peptidylprolyl isomerase, giving the protein MTTSFPVTKTGLRFGLATALVGCLALALIAGPGRAADDPVLAKVNGAEIKKSDVAMAEEELGPSLAQMDPATKDENVLSFLIDMKIVSKAAEDKKVADSEEFKKRLAFARNRLLMDNLLAQEGKAATTPDAMKKVYEEASKQITGEQEVRARHILVETEDEAKAVKAELDKGADFAELAKKKSKDPGSADGGDLGFFTKEQMVPEFSTVAFALEPGKISDPVKSQFGWHIIKVEEKRSRKAPDFEQVKAQIEQYVTRKAQADYVAKLRAEAKVERTDQPAADAKPADPAKPSDAKPSDSKMAPPAKK; this is encoded by the coding sequence ATGACCACCTCGTTCCCGGTAACCAAAACCGGCCTGCGCTTCGGCCTCGCCACCGCCCTCGTGGGCTGCCTTGCGCTGGCGCTGATCGCGGGTCCCGGCCGGGCTGCCGACGATCCGGTCCTGGCGAAGGTCAATGGCGCGGAAATCAAGAAGAGCGACGTCGCCATGGCCGAAGAGGAACTCGGGCCGAGCCTCGCCCAGATGGACCCGGCGACCAAGGACGAGAACGTCCTGTCGTTCCTGATCGACATGAAGATCGTGTCCAAGGCCGCCGAGGACAAGAAGGTCGCCGACAGCGAGGAGTTCAAGAAGCGCCTGGCATTCGCCCGCAACCGCCTGCTGATGGACAATTTGCTGGCTCAGGAGGGCAAGGCCGCCACCACCCCCGACGCCATGAAGAAGGTCTATGAGGAGGCCTCCAAGCAGATCACCGGCGAGCAGGAAGTGCGCGCCCGCCACATCCTGGTCGAGACCGAGGACGAGGCCAAGGCGGTGAAGGCCGAGCTCGACAAGGGCGCCGATTTCGCCGAGCTCGCCAAGAAGAAGTCCAAGGATCCGGGCTCCGCCGACGGCGGCGACCTCGGTTTCTTCACCAAGGAGCAGATGGTGCCGGAATTCTCGACGGTGGCCTTCGCGCTCGAGCCGGGCAAGATCTCCGACCCCGTGAAGTCGCAGTTCGGCTGGCACATCATCAAGGTCGAGGAAAAGCGCAGCCGCAAGGCGCCGGACTTCGAGCAGGTCAAGGCCCAGATCGAACAGTACGTCACCCGCAAGGCCCAGGCCGACTACGTCGCCAAGCTGCGCGCGGAAGCCAAGGTCGAGCGCACGGACCAGCCGGCGGCGGACGCCAAGCCGGCCGACCCCGCCAAGCCTTCCGACGCCAAGCCGTCCGACAGCAAGATGGCGCCGCCCGCGAAGAAGTAA